The following proteins are co-located in the Amphiprion ocellaris isolate individual 3 ecotype Okinawa chromosome 7, ASM2253959v1, whole genome shotgun sequence genome:
- the dharma gene encoding dharma, whose protein sequence is MDGTRVSDFSIERILSLKLPEASADQILLRPPAPVPVLVPVPVPVPVPGYLQYGGMFYPHGAGFRPPDFTGIHPNSGVFSLEAADVQRSAGFHQPGVSAQPQSRPKARMRTVFTHGQTKQLEALFELTDYPTGEARAEVARNTGLSEETVRVWFKNRRARRKRSKVKPASAPSSGDSEKKMFSCFL, encoded by the exons ATGGACGGAACCCGGGTGTCGGACTTCAGCATCGAGCGGATTCTCTCCCTGAAGCTCCCAGAGGCCTCAGCGGACCAGATCCTCCTCAGACCTCCTGCTCCGGTCCCGGTGCTGGTCCCGGTCCCGGTTCCGGTCCCGGTCCCGGGCTACCTGCAGTACGGAGGGATGTTTTATCCGCACGGAGCCGGTTTCCGTCCTCCGGACTTCACCGGGATTCATCCGAACTCTGGAGTTTTCAGCCTGGAAGCTGCAG ATGTTCAACGCTCCGCCGGTTTCCACCAACCCGGAGTCTCCGCGCAGCCGCAGTCGCGTCCGAAGGCCCGGATGAGGACGGTGTTTACGCACGGTCAGACCAAGCAGCTGGAAGCTCTGTTCGAGCTCACCGACTACCCGACCGGGGAGGCGCGCGCTGAGGTGGCGAGAAACACCGGGCTGAGCGAGGAGACCGTCAGG GTTTGGTTTAAGAACCGCAGAGCCAGAAGGAAGAGGTCTAAGGTCAAACCTGCTTCAGCTCCATCATCCGGTGACTCAGAGAAGAAGATGTTCAGCTGCTTCCTGTGA